DNA sequence from the Coffea arabica cultivar ET-39 chromosome 11c, Coffea Arabica ET-39 HiFi, whole genome shotgun sequence genome:
TCGTCTTTTTATTCCCACATAAGGTGACATTCCTAGTAAATGGTCTATAACTGAGAGCACTCAGGCTGTATATACATTGATTGGTCTGTTTTGATTTGATTGTGATCTCATTAGTTGTTCTCCTAAGCCCCGGAGCGCTGCAAGCCGGAGATAAACTCCCTTTCAAGCTTGCTTCACAGAATGATTGAATATCCGGGTGTCCGGTGCAGTCAATTCCCTCCACGGATGGTATGTCCAGGTTGTAAATTCCATGTCTATTCGTAGTTCTGTTGACTGAGAAGGTTATCTGTTCGGTTGTTCCGGGCGAGATTGCTCTAAATTTGCACTGAATATGCACTTGGGCACCTAACAAAATGTAATCGGGGTGTAAAAATTAGAATCACAACTTTCCAGAGGGCAAAGGGCAAGATTAGACTCTCTATATTCGACGAGTTGTTTGTTTACAACTTTAATTTGAGGAGTAAAATAGCTTACCTGGCAAGAAGTAGCTGCTCCGCGAGAAAGTGTTATCGTAACATGCATCACAGAAAACTGAACCTTGTACGGTGATATGGGAGGTGGGTTGTAGGGGTTGAGCTAGCAGGACGAGGGGCGGCTGGACGCATAAAGttgcaagaagaagaagaagaagaagaaagagaaacattTTGTCATCCACGGAAGCAAAAATGGTAGCAAATGGCATGTTGGGAACAGAAGCTTCTATTGATCATTTCTCGTAATGGCTGCTTGGTAGTACTTGTAGTTGTAGCCCATCTGAACCATCTGAATCATTTTCAATATAcattataccaaaaaaaaaaaaaaggaagaagaagaaagaaatttctGTATGCATATAATTGAGCCCGTGAATGGTTTGGTGGGAGGACCAACTGTGTATTTTAATTCCAagttggaaacagtttagggcgTACGTTTATGATTTAGCAATGCAAACCAGGGCATGTGAACTGATTGAAGTAACCTTCTGGCGGATGGTGGGGATTGTAAGGCTAGAATCATGAGAAGCACAGAAGAACATGAATAATATTCACGGGCCGTATGGAGGATGGGACGATGGGAGGGAGGGATCTCAGTTGTGGGTCGCAAGGATGAAGCAGAAGAAGGTTAAATTCCCAGCTGTCGATGATCGAAACATGTGTCAAGTCAACATATGCTTTTATGAAGACATATCTCCTGATCAGATCAGTTGCCTGTATTTTGTACTCTCGCAGTCACGGGTTGCCATCACGAAGCATTTACACTCCTTATAACACTTGCTGAGGGAATGAGAAAGGAAAACTCTGAAGACGCGATGAGAAGTAAAAAGTGTTTGTAGTCAAGAATAATGTTATTGTCTTGTTTCGATTGTTTTGTTGTCTCGTACGTAAACCTTGCGAAGCATGCCATGCCAAACTATGAATCATTATTTTACTACTACCATACTAAAAAGCCAATAGGAGGATGGATACTCGTACTCTGTCTCTGGGTGGACTACACCTAAATTTAGCTGATTCGATGCATGAGTTTTAGCCAGCATGATTGATGCAATAATTCATGCAAATGATCAACTTTTACTGCATGCAATAGTTTTGGAAGACGATGGGCATCTCCGGATTGTCATTTCATCCACAAGCACTCTTCACTCTCTGACTCTGGGTCGAGTTTATCTTAACACTGCGTGCGTGGCCTCAGCATCTTTTCTCGGCTACGATAAGTCATTTGGTTATCTCAACTATTTATTTCCAAGTTGCATCTTCTGTAATCCACAACTGGGGAGGGGAATATCGATCACTCGCTGCTAAGGGCGTCATTCTGAGATCAATTTCGAAGGCAAACAAAGGCGGGCAAATCTTCTCGATCGATAACAAATCACTTTGGCTCTTTCCTTTTTTCGACTATGTCACGAATTGACCTACAAACGAGATGTGATTCCTGAGTAAGATCATTGAACTTTGACGCGCATTTTGTAAGCTAGATCGACGACGGTGAAGGCTACAGCAGCATGGAGCCTGGTTCGACTTCGATCGTCAAATGTCAATACCCCTTTTGATAAGACGACCCCCTTTTAAAAGCCTGACATGTTTTTCCATATGGAAGGAAGCTGGCTGAGTTTCTCATTTCCCTCTGCAATCACACATCAAGAAGTTTCGCTGGCTTAAAGCTGTGTGCACCACTACTAATCTTCCATGCAGAAAAAACAAGGGGTTGTGTGCACTAACATAACATCATGCTCGGTGCGATAATAAATGTAGTAGTTTCTAAGATAGATAACATGCAACGATACATTTAAAGTTTGTTACTCGTTGAGAATTATGTTTCACCATCAACTCTATCCCATCCAATGAATGCAAAAATTAGAAACCAAAGAATAGCAGCTAGAGCAAAGGTCCAGGACCAGCATTTACGTACGCAGGATTTTTGGATGTTCCTTTCCATAAGAATAAGAATAGTAGCTTGTGTTATTTACGATTTAGTTGGGAATGAATTGTTCTCAAtctaaatgaaagaaaaaaaaaattgttactaTAAATTGCTTGAAAACTGACAATTCTGAGGCGGAGTATgatgaaatgaaaaattcaaagAGGAGATTATTGATAGCTGGGTCATGCATATTAAAGACATTTTATAGTTTGATCCTAACTGGAAACTAGAAGATGTGATGCATCGTAAGGCTAATCATCAATCAACGTGCAAACATTCTTACAAAAGTCTTGTCCAGAATAATTTTGAGAAGACAACTCAAAATCTGCAACAAAAATAACAAGGAGGAGGAGTGTTGGAATATCAATGCAATTTCTACTGCAAATTTCTAATTTTAGAATAGTTCAATTTGATCTGTAAAGTTTAGTTATTGGCTGATTATTTACAGTTGTTCCGTCATTTATAGTCTTCTTACTAGTTCAACTATCTTCGATTTTTTTCAGTATTTTTGTTAAGCTTGTTCATTAGGAGATGCTTTTGTTAAGATTGTTTATCAGGAGATGCTTGCGTTTAATTTGTGAGGGcagatgattaataaaaaatttaaactaaaaaaaatttataagaaTCTCGGCCCCTCCGGGACATTTCAGTCTGGCGACAGGCCCAATGGGATGGCAACGATGCTTCTCCCGTTGACTCAGTAGAAGAACGCAACAAAAGAGTTTCGGAGAGCGTGTAGCGAGGTACAAAGCCCTCTGGGCTGTATTGAGTGGAGCAAACCCGCATCTCCTGGCTCAGGAATTCTTGACGCGAAATCTTTTCTTGGGCCATTGCACAACGGTTGATCGAAACTAACTTTCAAATTGGCCAGCCCACAAGTCTCTCTTAACCCATTCCAAATCCAGTGTTGCTGATTAATTAGATCATTCTCTTTGAACCCAAAACGATGTTCGACCACCCAATTGACCATGAAATTTTGTAAATTTGCACTAGGGATTATCATCGTTCGACTTCTCTCTCAAATTAGTAAATGATGATTATTCCATTTTCTTATGTTATCTGACGTGAATCAGTAATATCAAGGTGTCTTAATATTGTTGTGACAGTTAACGTAAGGTTAGTTGAGGCAGGAGCTTTGATGCCCTGTCTTCGACAAGTCATTTGTAACATTTATTTTCAAATGTTATCCATTGTataatacatacatacatacatacatatatatatatatatatatatccattgTGCGATATTGGGTTGAACGAAAAAAGAGTTCATTTTGTATTACGATAttcaaaatgacaaaaatgtaGTGTACCATACgtaacaaagaaaagaaaaggagatcgATGGCTTCATTGAACTCTTCAACTCTATACAAAGGAGGAGTCGAGTACATTTACTTGCTAAAAAACAGGTGAGCATAAACTCGATGGAGAATTAGTCTTGGGGGGGGGAAAAAAAGGGGAACCCGCTGAGCAGATGGGTTCAAAATGGAGGAATCCAATTGGAGctataacaaaataaaagcgCAAACCAATTTGTAGTCCTCTCCCTGCTCTGCCCCGTTCCTTGTTAAACCGTGCATGTGTATGGGATGGAAATTCATCAATTAATACTACTAGCTAGTTAGCAGTAGATGAAGATGAGAGACTTAAATACTAGCAGTATTGAttaattatatatgtatacatatatatatagaaatatattttttttaaagccaAAGAGCTCCGGCTTCTTTGAGGAGGGGGACCAATGTCCCATTGATATGGGAAGCCATGACCCTGTCCATGGCACCCACGAGCTTCCCTCCGATGAACACCACCGGAACAGGCGGCGAGTTCCCAAGGAGCCTGATGAGAGCCCTCTCGATTTCTTTGCCCCTGGGGTCCTGATCCAGCTCGTAAACAGTCGGGTTCACTCCCATCCCGCAAAACAGCCTCTTGACTGCATGGCACATGCAGCAAGTGCTCATGCTGAATATCACCACCGCACTCCCCGATGCCAGCCTCACCACCCTCTCCAACGGGTCCGCTCCTCCCATGCTGATGCCGTGCCTCACCCCCGCCGCCGGTGGTGCAGCTGCATAGTAGCCCCACGACTCGGCCGCCGCCTCCTGGTGGTAATGCATTCTTCTCGATTTTGATTACGTATCACGCTTCGATCTGAAGGACCTACGTGTCGTACGACAATTAGCAAGTTAACGTGAATACAGTAAGGGTGAGATTTGAGAAAGAGTTCTCTTGTAAGCAGAAGCAGTACGAGGAAGTTTTTAAGGCGGGGATCGAATTCTATTGTGGATgcgatatatatatgtatgtatgtatgtatataaggTGTGAGGAAGAGATGGAGAATGGAAGACGGTGGATGGTGTGTTTATATAGGAGTGAGTGAAGTGCCCGTATTTGGAGTACAGAAGAAGAAGTAGAGTATTGAAGTAGTGAATACTGGAATAGTAGTAGTAGCATTCGGCTTTAAGGGTTCATTTTCATTATTAATATTAGGAGGAGTAATACTGGAACACCGGCATTTTGGTACATGTGCTGGGAGAGGGAGGGccgggggagggggagggggttTGTCTGATGTTGTCGCAACGCGTGCTCAGGGAAATCGACCTACGTAGTCTTTTGCTCTAAAAGGATAGGGCAAAAAATTTGTACGCACATTTCTTTGACCTTTTGTTGCAGTACATACTCCGTCAGTAGAGTAGACAACACAGAGACAACGGGtctgaaaatgaaattttcttttgcctTCATTTACTAAGCAGCAGCTGGAAAAGGTGGCAGCAGCTTAAGGCGGCGACATGGGATACGTCTACTCTCTCTAGAGGATTAAAACTCCCCACCCCACcccttcccaaaaaaaaaaagaatgaagaagCACTAGGAAGCACTGGCACGTACGTCGGGGtaagggcttttttttttttaaattataacgttaatatttttataaccAAATTTATCTTATCCTATACGAGAAGAGGGAGTCTAAAAAGATTATGTAAAGACTAATAAACATATAGATTTAATTAgaccaaaaaaatattttaacactttttttacaattttttaatgtatataagatttgaATTTTCGACCTACAGTTCAAAAATGGGCTTAATCTCTTTTTGATGTTCACCGAACCAAAAATTATGTAAAGactaataaatatataaatttgaTCAGCCCAAACGGATATTTTGATACttcatttgtattttttttagtgtaagtgaGATTTAAACTTCCGACCTAACCTACGTACCGTTCAAAAATGGACTTAACCTCTTTTTTGTGTTCACTAAACCAAAACTCCTTGGTTGTGGTAGGGGCTTATTTGGTTCCGGGGACTTTGTACAAGAGTGATTTTTTAGAGGCTAGGGAGACATGAAAGCAGGCTTTTTCAGTGAAACCTACACTGCTGCTGCGAGGTATGTTAGTTcgtttaaagaaagaaaaagagaaagatagagagaggggaatggattttttttttccttttttaaaatcGACGGCTGTCTCTGTCCTTGTTGTCGGGGCTTTGCTCTGCCGCTGTGCGCAGCACTATTAATTAATAAATACTCCTGGTATTGCTTCCTATCGCATTTTGCTTTATGACATGACCTTAATAGGACGCTGCCCTTCCCCCAAACCCCGCCCCCCAACCCCTCCCCCACCCCATTCGTTTCTGTATTAATTAACTTTGATGCTTGAATCTAGATAGACAATTGAGAGTATGGTGCAACGTTCTTAAAGATTTGGTAGTTACTAACTAGTCTGACTTAATGCTGCCTCTGTCTAACAAGAGGGAGAGAGCGTGCGTGTGTATGCATGTGCGTGTTTGTCTTTTTCTATTAATCTTCATTTTGAGTGTGATTATGTTAAAATTAGCAAGGCCATGCCAATGCTAAAGATTGCTAGCAGATTGGGATTTGGGTTCTGATTTTCTTGGTATGTGGAAATTGACTGAGTCAGTTTTCTCTCTAATTTTCATTTCCACACATTAGTATAGAGGCGAGTAGTTTATCTTTATCATCAGTGAATAGTGCAGTACAGATGTTTGCAGAACATCAGACGATAGTTAGTTAAGTCAGTCAGAAACAAGTATACATGGTTAGGCACCACCATTTTTCGTAGAGATGCTCAATTCATTGGTACATGCTGAATTTTATTAGAACATGTAACGCATCTAAATCGACAGTGACGATCCTTAAAATGCTtctacacacacatatatatatatgggataTCAATAGTTTTCCTCTGTTTACTCTTTCACCTTTTAATTATTGTAAAAATTATGTGGATAACCTTTTGCTTCTCTCGACGGAGGAGATGTAATGCCACAATGCAGCATGTTGGAATAATGAGGACTGGAAAGAAAGACGGTCAATTGTTCTGTTCTTTCGACAAATTCATCAAAGAAGAACACGGTGTAATATTACGATAACACTATAACGACATCCCTCTAGCATTATAGTAATATTTTGTCTTAAGTACTAATAGTATCggtttttttatgttttttggggggggggggggggggggggttgtgtATGTgtatgtttttttattttttttgtgtatgtgtgtgtggtAAGTGGTAAGAATCGAGGCTTTTAGTGAGTGAGTTGCTAGTCCGAAGTTGTTTTTGGGCAAATAAGGTACTCACACGgctaaaagtagaaaaaaaggTGGTGGGCAAAAATTGGCCGTGATTAAGGCTTTGGAGCATATATATGCACGATGTTGTACTCACTTCTACGGGTGTAAATTAACATAAATCTTATTTAGACTCGCGAGTAGTTCGATTAAAGGTTCGACTCGAACTCGTCGTTGGTCGAGTTCAAATTACTTGATAAGGTAATTGAGTTGaattcaaatagaaaaaaaatcaaaatccaaGTACTCGTCAAGCTTTTATCAAGTAGTGCATTTataagtagaaaaaaaaatcaaaactcaaATGCTCgtcaaattttattaaatagtatatttataagttaaaaaaatcaaaattcaagtACTCGTTGAATTTTATCAAATAGTGCATTTATAATATACtggtttttaattatttattataaaattatgaaatttaGTGAAAAACTAGTTTGAAAACTTAATTGAGCTAGATTAAGCTTATTTGAGCTCAATTACACTCGATTGAGTGCGATTTGATTGAGTTCAActaagataaataaataaatatatatatatatataggtccaaatttgaatttaaactcGACGAGTTTGGGCTCAAACACGAATATTCTTATTCAAGTAGACGAGTGGTGAACAAATCCAGCCGGACTCAACTAGATAACAAATCTACTTGATATATTAATGATGTCATTCCATGAGGACGTATTGAGCACGCACCCGAGCGCACAGTGGCAGCCGTGACTCCTGATGTCACTAACGAGTTTGGGAATGAGTTTCAACTTAAAAACGAAGTGCAAATTATGAAACCACCAGCCAAAAAACTGGTGGCCACCACCTAACCAAAAAATATCATATCTACAtggtttgtttttgaaaaaaattcagACAAGTGTATTGTGCATCTGTCTGATTCAGTGGTGATTCAGTCCCTTCCGAATTATTCCTGAATTTCTTTAGGTCCGCCCCCTCCCCTAGTGTAGGATAGAATAGGTTTATcgtccaaaacaaaaaaaaaaagaaaaaagaaggtgcAAATTATGAAATTGTTACATACTGGTGGTAGTAATGAACGTTGGAGTAATATTGCGCGAGCGACATGCAGGCAGCAAAAGTGAATCCTTTTATCCTTTTGGCAGAGGCAATAAACGAAGAGTAAACCAGCCCCTCCCCTCATGAGTATCATAACATTTTTTTGCCGCAGCATATATAACAAAAGTGTTGACTGctgatagaaaaagaaaaaggagcaaAGAATGGGCAAAATATAAAGAGCAAGAGCAGTAGAAGGAATTAATGGGGATGTCCACCTAAAG
Encoded proteins:
- the LOC113715346 gene encoding uncharacterized protein produces the protein MPFATIFASVDDKMFLFLLLLLLLATLCVQPPLVLLAQPLQPTSHITVQGSVFCDACYDNTFSRSSYFLPGAQVHIQCKFRAISPGTTEQITFSVNRTTNRHGIYNLDIPSVEGIDCTGHPDIQSFCEASLKGSLSPACSAPGLRRTTNEITIKSKQTNQCIYSLSALSYRPFTRNVTLCGNKKTRLPYSFNSSKFFLPYFPPYYGSIPWPPLPQFPPLPQLPPFPSFPFPPLPPLPSLPPLPPLPYLPPFPSWPFPQVPYPSPPPSPPSFTFPPLPPFPQAPPLLPPPASYPGTWIPNYPRFPPPPPPVPPKVNLGDPRTWIPYHRPSPPTTPQEQHP
- the LOC113715571 gene encoding glutaredoxin-C1-like encodes the protein MHYHQEAAAESWGYYAAAPPAAGVRHGISMGGADPLERVVRLASGSAVVIFSMSTCCMCHAVKRLFCGMGVNPTVYELDQDPRGKEIERALIRLLGNSPPVPVVFIGGKLVGAMDRVMASHINGTLVPLLKEAGALWL